The following DNA comes from Fundulus heteroclitus isolate FHET01 chromosome 1, MU-UCD_Fhet_4.1, whole genome shotgun sequence.
GAAGTCAAAATACTGACATAAATAAGCTGCAGCAGGAGTCAAACAGTCTCCTTCGTTCAGCTTTATTATATGACTTTATATGGATATAGCTGGTGCGTTTGCAAACCTGACCTGTGTGAATTTAACTCCTCTCGGCCCACAATCCTGCAGCGGGCTCTGTGCACTTACACGTGTTGCTTTTGCCTCTGGCTTTCTGGCTCTGCGTCTCTCCAACCTAACGCGGTGCAGGAGGCAGGCAGTGGGCAGTGCCGTACTGTGAAATAGCACATCTTTTTACCGTCTGCCTCCTTCCTGGGTCAAAACCGACAAAATTAGACACGTTCCACATTCGCTACTAATGCAGTGAATCTGCAGGGAGCTGGAAATCAGTCAAGGGAAGAAAGCAGAGGTAAAGGGAAGGTGAGAAACGTTTTCCAGTGGAAAACCCATAAATTTAAcacctacccccccccccccccccttctagGAGCAGGAAGGTAGACCTGCCACAGGAGAAAGGGATGGAGAAATGCACAAGTTAGGTGAGAGCGGAGGGCGTGCCATGGTGGAGGCAGGGGAGAAAAACAAGGGCAGGAAAAAAGGTGAGGAGTGGCAGGGAAATTTGGGGAAGGGTACCGAGCGCCGGACAAGGAGGTGTCGAGGGTCATAAAAACTCAAAGATGTGTTCTGGCCTCTGGGTCTTCATATCTTTTACATttctaattaaaagagataaaGAGTGAGGGAGTCATCAATCCCACAGTGATTTCCCAGTTAAGGCTTTAGAGGGGGCTGTAAACTAGGCAGCCCGGCATCATTGATTTTATAATTAGCTATCGTCACTCCAGACTTAAGATGGAGGATGCGTgggagggaggtggggggacCTTAAAAACAGAGAGCAGGAAGCTGGCAGAGGAGTGAGAAGGCACAACGAGGAAGATGATGATGAGgccagccctgaggggagccaaGGATGAAAGGAGAGGAAATTCAGAATGAGAAATGTATACGAAACAGGCAATTAACCAAAAGGGGAATAGGGCTATATAACTGTGTGCAAAGAAATTGGATAGTTAATTACCAGTGAAATGTCATGTGAGGTTCAAAATATCGGGATAATCTTTgtccaggcaaaaaaaaaaaaaaaaaaaaaaaaaaaaaaaaagagaagttaTACACGCCCTGGTTATTAACAAATTTTATTATGCAGAGCCCCACCCAAACCTGATGGTAAGGATGGGCGgcaaaaccaaaacacaaatcGGTGTACATGtaaccttcacacacacacacacgtacgacacttcaaaacagaaactaaccACTGGAGCTCTTCTCCAATTTGCCACAGAGAGCTCTCAGTGGAAGCAAACAGGGATAAATCATCATCAAGACAGAAAGTTCGACCACAAACAAGGACTTTGGAAAACAGAGCTTGTGTGCTTTGATCAGAGAAAACCACCACGCATTCGAAAGGTTCAAACTTATTTGTTTGCTTAATTGGATGCTCAACACCACAGTGACAAAAGCTGGGATTAACAGACCATTTCGTCTCTGACGGTAATAATCCTTCGCACGTTcatgtttttagtgtttttactaACTCCAGcgccttccaaaagtattcgTATCTCGCTGAactttaaacaacaacaaaccttaGTGTAGCgtattgggatttttttctgcgatagaccaaaaaaaaaaaaaaaaaaaagagcagtgaaTAATTGggaagtggagaaaaaaaaaagatacgaTTTTCGAGatcatttacaaataaaagcgcTTTTATCCTCAGCCCTACTTTCTGCGATaccccctaaataaaattcagtgcaaccGACTGCACTGAAAAGTCACCTAGGCTCAGTCGCACTGAATGGAGAGCCGTCTCTGAACATTAATGTTCAGGTCAGGCAAGATTTAGATCTggcctttgactgggccattcagccacatgaatatatgtttagcaAACCTCTGGGACCTTCACACGCCAGCGGTATTTATACAGaggtgacttctgaaagcaCTTAGTAACTCTTTTAGTTTGTTCAGGGGTATAGGACGAAATAAGCAAACCCCACCCCTAAAGATGCTATTTGTAACAAGTAAAATCATCTATCATTGGCTGTAATTTGATATAATGGGGGTGAGATAAAGGGCtatgaatatttttccaaaacaCCGTAACTCAAAACATAACCAGCGTGTATGATTCCCTTTGATTAGCACCAGTATTTAGCAACAGTGAAACGGCAACACCAAAACTTTGTGTaacgctttgaaaaaaaaaaaggacagtaaaaacaccaaaatgtaggctacaaaatatgatcaacGACCCCACAACTTTATATTCGGATAAATCAGGAAAAACGCGTAACAAACATACAGAGTCTCCGTGTATCAATATTTCATCTAAAAACTCGGCCAGAGTAAAAAGAGGGTGCAAATACAGCAGATAAAATGAAGCATCAAGGTAGCAAATTTCCTTAGGCAAGCCCGAAAAGTTTTGCTTTATGCTACGCTGCGCGGACTGAGGCGTTTCAAACCGAAGCTGAATATAGTTTACTTGCAGCATAACTCaagttcatttttaaaacaggaaaccaTTAAAAATGCATACAGCATTGATTAAAAAGGGAGGCAGCGGTTCTCTTTATTAGGCAGTATAAGAGCAGAAGGAAACACCTAAATGCCGACTCTAAGTTTATTATTTAGGCACAAATTTGGAAGTGGATGACTGCATATTAAGCTTTAAGAACAAGATCTTTAAATGATAAGCAAGCAGCTTTATTGATTATAAAAGCAAAATTGTGGCTCattgctgaataaaaaaaaaatgcggcTGACTTGAAAAGCATGTGAATTTTACTATGACATGTAGGGAAAAGCATGTCGCATCTATCTTAGCAGCTGTTAATAGGCTTACTTATTCTAAACACTGCCCATAAGAAAGCCCCCGTCGCCCTAACTGCATCTGTATGAATCATCTCTGATTTTTGTTCTATAAAAAAGTGCATATCAAATTTTAAGTCTGTATAAAGGGAGGAGAAATATGATGTCATAAGCCTGCattattgcaattttttttttcttccctcccCCTTTTCAACGGCGCTCTGGTGTTTCTTTATGCTGCCATGAAAAGTGTCCCAACCAGAGGCGGAGGATTTAACGCTGGAGCAGAGCTTTGCCACGATTTCCCGCAGAGCCGAGTCTACACAAAACATCATAATTACAGAGCCCGTCGTGACTCCTAATCACAATCGCCATAAAAACGACATTACATCCGTCGTAAAGCTCTCGACGCTGCAATGATTCAACGGGAATCATTCCGCTACCCGCCTGCGAACTCTCAAATGCCaggccccccaaaaaaaattccTGCAGCTTAGAGCTGAGCAACGGTCTTCTGCGAGCCATAAACACGGCGTTGACCTGCCGCCGCTGGCACGGCCCGAGCCAATAACACAACAGTCtacggggtggggggggtgggggggacaaGGTTGGTGGCAGATACAGAGTAATTGCATATAACATTGTGTCTTGCGTTTTTAATGTGCTGTTTATGTGCTTGTTAGTTGCGACGCAGCTGGAAACAAAGTCCCTTCTTGCTTTCTGAATGCTTTTGCTGTTGTCTTGGCTGGATGTCCGCCCGTCACCATAGCGAGGTGTCCGCCAGATCGCTGCAGGAAGACACAAAGGCAAGAGTGTTTGTGAGTCTGtgttggtgtaaaaaaaaagaaaaaacagaagaaaaacggAAAGAGACACACATTGCGGTCAAAAGCGGAGGCCAGACCGCAGGAGCGGCTGAGTGGGAGAACGGGAGCCTTAACGATGCTGAAAATTGGCCCGTGACTGAGGTACACCCCTCAGGTAAATCATTGCTACGGCTTCCTGTCACACTCTCTGTCCCCTCGTCCTCCCATCCTGCCTCCCCCCTCCAGCGCCTCACCTCTGTCTCAGACAGTTTCCCCCGCTTCACCCTGACTCAACTTCATTTATGACCACATATTCAAAGCTTCCATCTTCCAGCCATCGCTCGCCCGTCACCATAAATAATGCCCCGCGTATGCCTGCGTGCATTTGCAAGCCCTGAAACCCACGTGTGTGGGGGGGAAGAGTAACGAACAGGTTAGTCGGGTGCTGTGGCTTTAATCAGCACAATTAATGTACTAATTGatctagaaatattttatgatCTCACCCGCTACTTTTCAGcacaaaatatatttcataTCAAAACTTTCTGTATAAAGTGGGTTGATTTACAGAGTTGCCCTGTAGACACAAACTAAGTCAAGATGTTACTGGAGTTTATTAAAATCAGCGTGCATAACAAAAAGATACGCACATGCTTCCTTGGACCTTTTCTTGCTATATACCTAAAGTAAATCAGAATTTTTAACATTAATTGTCAACTCGCTCAACTTGTTGTGATAAAAACTCCtcttttttagtattttttagacattttgaaGACATTGACAGCTGTTTCTTTTAAACTGCTGTATCATGTCTGAAATTTTTATGTTCTTGAGCTGATGACATACACCCATACGGTATAACGTTATGACCACCTGCCCAGTAGGGGGCAACAGAGGGACCGCTCTATTGCTGCCAAAACAGACTTGACTCACTGAGGTAGTCATCCATTGGATCTTCTGTTAACTTtaacaaacagattttaattcaCACTTCTGCTTTCTGCATTTAGTGGAGATGATGAGACTAAAACCTTCAGTCAATATTAGAGTGTTTTACAGTGTTTATGTTTTGAGGGATCGGGAGGACAAAAGGGCAAtgataaaactgaataaatatgtttggagtaattaaatttaatttcagGGTGCaactgctgtgaaaaaaataaatctgaaagtgTTATTTATTGGTTAAATAATTAACATTCGTAGTTATGCttagcccaaaattattcatactcctggcagatttagatttaaaatcatCTTTCATTCGACCAAAAAGttagtttttgtgtttaaagGACACAGACATTGGCCAAAAGAtaacaaaacaatgtaaaaacagCCCTATTTTTGGAAAAGCGTTTACGTTTTATTACGAAGTGGGATATGAACATGGAAGGGAAGGGAAGGGAAAGAAAACACTCTTATAGCGACAAGTTTCTCATGAATATTGCTGCCTTTTTAAACCTGAATATTTTATAGGTCAAAGCTAAATGATTTGTCTCAGATTGGTTGAATACTGAACTGAAAAGGAGACAAAGAGCAGCCAAGgtccaaagaaaaaataaagaaaaaaactattataaGGGTTCAGGGTAATGGAGTTACAGAAGAACAAGGACCAAGGTAGAATATTGGAAATGCATCTATAGTGACACACTGCTGGTAACAAAGTACctaaaaatcagttttaaacccGGTTCTTTGATTAGCTCTCTGTTATATGCTAACACAGCTCTGGTTCATTCTCCAAAATATTAGAAAGACTAGCAGGTCACTTAAGTTTGGGACAAAAAGCTTCAGGCGTAACAGCGTAACAGAAACAAATCCAGTCACATGTGGCTGAGACTGCTGGTAACAAATTACCCATAGGTTGGCAAATTGTCTGTTATATCCATACTTTGGCCATACAAATCCTCTTTATATGTAAACGATTCATAAATCACAATTAGGTGATTtgggaaacaaataaaataacagttaaAGTCAAAAGAAATACAACGAAAGACCTTTAGAAATCAGGGCAATACCGTTTATGTAAACTTTAAAACATTAcacgtttatatatatatatatatatatatatatatatatatatatatatatatatatatatatatatatattataattagtGAAGTTTTGAGGAACAAAATGTGACTGATTGCTTATAAAAACATCCTAAACATCCAGTTTAATATCTTTTCACCTGttatgtaaattttttttttatattctgaaAGATTCATAAGTCAGAGCTAAGTGaccctgggggaaaaaaaatacatttattttactataTTCCATGTACTGGTTGTGGGTATTTGCAGTGAAGGCTGGTACCTGAGAAATGTGTCCTTGTACTCAGGCAACAGAAGCGCCGTTTCCTCTTCGGAGTTTCTCCTTCCCCGCTGAACTGGATCAGATTCCTCCTCCTAAATACCagaatgacacacacacacacacacacacacacacacacacacacacacacacacacacacacacacacacacacacacacacacacacacacacaccaggcaGTTAACTCATATCTCTCCAGCAGCTATTACAGCCGAATAACTTGCCAACTAGCAGCCTAATTGCTTCCATGAGATAATGTCTATATCAAACGACCCACTGCCCACGTTTAACTGGTCTGCATGGCTATTAGTTGGCGGCCGTAGCTCATTTTCACTATCACATATAATTACGCCGCGGTGACAACGAGCGGCTCCGATAGCGCGTCTCTCACCGAATCGGAGCTGTGCGGCAGGGTGTCGGCGTTGGCCTGGTGCGGCAGGGAGAGCGGGGCGGGCTGGTTGATGACCACCGCGCTCCTGTCCACGTCCCGCGGGGAGAGAGGGGGGGTCGAGAGGAGCAGGGAGTCGGGCTGGCCTTGCTCGCAGAGGCTGTACTTCCCCAGAGATCTCGGCGGATGGAGGATCTGCAAAGCCTCCGGGCTCTCGTCCTCCGAGTCGGATAACAGAGTCTCAGGACACCCTGGCAGGAAGATTAGTCGGCACAGAGAAGGAGGTCACGTCAAGCGCTCACAGAGCCTCCCTCATCACACGCAACAGAAGCCACGCCGAGCGATATTTAGTGCTTCTCCCCTCTGATAgcaaatgacatttttattgttCACATCTGCGGGGCATACACGAGATTGATGTGCAGCTCAATTCACCTGTGGAGGCAATGGGAGCGACGTCCCACCTGGCAGTGGTCACTGTTCCCGTCTTCTGCTCCAGCTGACAGATGTACTCCATCAACTCCTGTGGCAGAAATTACACGGCTCATGTCGCAAGCTCGAGCAGGGCTCCTTCAGCCATTACCCTTATAGCCGGTATGATATCTAACGCCATCAACCCAAAGTCAGGTAAAAAATGTTgcacaataaacataaaaaaacttttaatataTACAGCAGTCTTATGCCATCATGAATACccaaatatttgctttttttgtgcattttaagtGCTGCCGAACATACAGTTTCTGATTGTTTATTGGCTTTACAGCTGGCAAATGTGAAGCTGGTTAGCCAACAAAAAACTGTGCAGACACATTAACAGCCGCAGCGCCGACTGACCTGAAAACCGGCATTTTATATTGCGCAATAAactatttatatagcacaataaCAAGAAGGCAACAACAGAGAAGATCCGCAACACCTGGGATATGCAGCATCCCCGACATTCTTGTTGTTATCGGTACGAATTTGTTATAAAACCCGGGTTATATGACACAGGAAGCATGCAAAAAACACTTAATGATTGTAATTACAGTAATAGTGATTTTTTCCTTAAATTCAAACAGATGTCTGTTAGAAGACGCTCCTCTGCTGCTGACCTGTTTCTCGGCTCGTAGCTGTTCCTTCTCTTTCTGTGCAACCCTCTGGCTGGCTttcagctcctgcagctcccTCCGGGCTTCGCTCAGCTGAACCTGCGGGGCCGGGTGCCATAAAAATAGCATCAAACAACGGCAGAATCATTTCTTTCATAAAGCAACAAATGGGGTGTGAACATGCTAACTGACTATGAACTTCGCttgacaatttatttttcttttgacaaTACGCCTCCTGTTTGTGTCACGTTTGAGTGGCCCTTTTGTCACAAGGTGTTTTGCTacattgaaaagaaaatgatgccATAATGTGGacgcgctctctctctctctctcttgctcgcTCACCCGGTTGCAATCTTTTTCTCTACCGAGCTCAACCTCCAGCTTCACcctctccatcttctcctcctgcagcctctctTGCGTCTTCTGCATCTCCGTGTTCAGTTTCTCCAGGCGCTCCTGGTCCAACTGTTGGGGTGACACAcgcaaacaataaaaacacttaGTCAAAGTGGAGTCCTTTGATTGTGTGTAATGGCCTGACTCAACTACAGTCTGAATAAACACGTTACCTCCGCAGTGCGCTGCAGAGTCTGCCTCTCTTGGGCCCAGTTGGCTCGTCCTTCTCTCAAGGCCATGCTGGCATCCGCAAGCTGAATGGTCAGCTGGGCCGCCTGCACTCGAACCTGGTGCAGCTCGGCCTGCACGTGATCCCTTTGGGCTGCCAGGGAGCTTAGGTCGCTCTTAAGGCCCTCGACGGTGCGTTCGCTCATCTGAAACCGCTCCCGTAGGCTCCGCATCTCCTTCAGTGATGCTTCACTTTCAGTCTGTTGATAAAGTGATCAGAAGACGCGTGTCGGTACCGTCATggcaaaacaggaagtgatttgagatccaaccatccatccatctatgtgtctacaccactgagctatataatacactggagtgctgattttgccgaaaaactgtagtcactggccgccatcttgctactccctactctcacagaatctcataggatttggttgcaacaacaagcagttttctggctgtgtgaaaacgtttcacaggtaattctacagtcagtggatgtactaacactatcaactactaggaaattaggtgctgaaatattttacatgttattcatattatatatatatatatatgtatatataagtatgtgtatatgtatatatgaatatatatgtatacacatatgtaaatatatatttttgtattttgttatttatatatttataaatgttatatatatatatataaatgaataaaatgcaaaatatttcagcacatgactttctcagtacttgatatttttagaacataacataatactatatggcatttgacattttaaaagtcttaagccccctctgaacatgagaaaatcctcgttattcaataatgtagcgcacatattccttagttactgggggaaatagggagtaccaatatcgcggctggtggcttcacagcgactcgtttaAACAGatggtgattagcactccagtgtataatatagctcagtggtctacACCCGCTTATCCGTAAAAGGTCGCAGGGGGGCTGGTGCCCGTCTCCAGCGGTCAGTGGGCAAGAGccagagtacaccctggacaggtcgctagtCCATCACAgtgcaacacagagacatactGGACTAACAACCATAcaatgcacacactcacaccgaAGGGCAATTCGGAGAGACCAGTTAACCGAATAGCCCAATTCAGTACCTTTACACGTAGCTACTGAATTCTGTCAGTACAACCGAGTACCTATTCATGTTAAATCAAACGGTGACATGTTTCGGTACTTTAACACATCATTGTGATACCGAGGGAGAGGAAATGTGGCTGATTTCTCATACCGGACATGAACACAGCACTGCACGCACAAGAGCGTAATGACGTCAGTAGCCGCCGGTCCGGTCAACAAAGCAGTGAAGAAAGCGTTTCAAAATCCGCTGCAGATTACGCTCGCTGCAATCGTTGTGAGGCGAAGTGGAAGACCAGCGGTTGGAATACTTCTAATCTAAGGAACCGATTTGGTCGATACCTATAAAAGTACCGAATTCAGTACCCATCCCTTATtgacacataaacacacataaaaGTACAGAAAATAGGTTGTTTTGAGTACCAGCACCGATTCCCAGGTACCGGGTATcctggaccttcttgctgcaaggcaacagcgctaccaaCTGCGTAGCCTGTGAATTGAGCTGCAGTGCTCACTAGTGTATTACACCAAAACCATGTTGTACTTTAATGAAATGTTAATATCAAGCATTAATagaaggaacaaaaaaacaagagaagtgCTTTCTCTTCCACTTTCATGTGAGGGCTTAAATTAGGCATTTGTCCTAACaaaacaactttcttttttagacTGGTCAAAATCCAGGCTGTGAGGAAGTGGAAGGATCCATGTACAACGCATgggtggacagatggatggaaagaCCTAATGGATGATGGACAGATATAGAGACAGATGAAGGAATGGACTGATAGagatggaaggaaggacagacagatggattAACAAGTGGATGTATGGTTGACTGGATGAGGGATGGAGGAATGGCCGGATGGATCAATGGATAGAGTAAGAGGTGGACAGAGCGATTTATGAAGGAATGGAagaagagatggatggatggacggttGGATGACATATTTTCATACTTAACCAGAGCTGGAAGAGACTGAAATCGAATTCCAAACATGTCTGATTGCGTAGGAACCTTGAAAATGTGCGAGCACTTTAAATATCTGACCTCCTTCCTGTGAGCAGTGGTGAGTTTCTGGGTGAGGGTGGTGATGGTGTTCTGCAGCAGCAGGGCGCTGGTGTCTCTCTGGGCCAGGGAGTTCCTGAGAACCTGGAACTCCTTGGACAGACTTCTGAGCTCTGCTTCAGTCTGATCCAGCTTGTTCTAACAGACGGGGAGAAGTGGGCCAAattggagaaatcaaagacaGATTTTTAAGAAAAGGCCAACAGAGACTTCAGGTTTATATCGTTTCGTGGTTTAAGCAGAAAATACCTGCAAGCCTTTTCTTTCACTCTCCTCTTCTTTCCTTAAGGCAACTGCCCTCTTGGCTCTTTCTTTCATTCTGCAAACACACATTTGGTTATTGGAGTCAAAACAATTCACGAGACCctaataaaagcagaaaaacactgTCAAACCTCTCTAATTCTGTTTCTCTTTCCACAGCCCTTTGCGTCAGTGTTTTGATGTCCTCCTCAAGCTCTCCGATAAGCTGCTCTTTCGCTGCCTTGGCATCCATCAAAGCAGCTTTCTGCTGGCTTAAACACTCTCCAAAAGCCTGTTCGTCCTGAAACAGCAGAATCTGTAAGTTCATTTTTCTAAATTTCTGGTAAAGTGAAGAAAGACACAACGTAAAAAGAAAACGTGAGGGGACAGAGAAAAGTTTGCCGGAGCTTAATTCACCACCTTCCGCttcctctccagctcctcaATCTTCCGACGACTCTGCGTCAGCTCCTCCTTCAGCCTGCCGACCTCACGCTCCAACGCCCTGCGCTGTCGGTCCCATTCCTGCCTCTCTCTCTTGTAGTCCTCCCCGTCTCTCTCCCGGAGCTTTTTTGCCGCCTCCTGCACGCGCAGCAGCTCAGCCCGCTCCCGCAGACACTCCTGCAACCGATTCTGACAGGAGACAGGACAAACACGGGCTCGTTTTGTGCCACTAAATGGCATACGACGACCCAGTGCTTCATCAGCGTGATTTATTGCCGTTTTCAGGCTCAGGCTCACCTGCAGCAGTTCGGCCCGGGGTATTACCAGCAGCATGTCTGCGCCTTCGTCCTCACCGTGGGACTCCTCGAGAGTCACCATGTCCTCAAGAGGCTTTGGGGCACAGAAAGTGAATTTGGAGCTGCGGGAGCACACTTCTCCTTTAGCATCAACGTATACAAACTCATGTTCCTGGGAGCTGGGCCTGGGCAGGTAGGAGGCTGAGAACGAGGAAACAAAGTTTCATTAAAAATGATCAATTATCAGAGAAAGATTCAGTGGggccctgttttttttatatttaatttgtatCAAAGGAAAATGAATGACAATGCAATTAGTTGATTTTGTGGAATTCTGTTcatgtttgatttaatttccttttctttaaaagttttgtttcaGTAGGAACTTTTTATATACTGGCTGTGCACTTTTGGCCAACTTTGTTCCAGCGGCAGCTAAATCTGGAAATCATCTATTAAAGGTCACAAACGTTCTGCTCTGGTAATTTACACAAATTCCTGCAGCCTTGTTACTCTCTGTCAAACCGCACCACCCCTTTTCAAAAGTTTCCACTCACTGGAGTGATTCTGGACTTGtggaagaaagggaaaaaaatgatgCATTAAAACGAGGtccaactttattttaaaacagaaagccATAAGTATTTGTTTTCATAAACTACACCAGCCTGAGATGAACCTCTACCAACGTGACATTGCACCACTAGAAGTGCAACAATGCATTGAATCCACGACACAAGACGACACACGGCTTTGGGTTCACAAGAAcgggaagaaattaaaaatatgtattttgaaGACAAAAAATAGATCTCCTTTTTATGATATAGAGTAAATGTTTCAAAAGTCACAAAGTGTGTTTTAGAGCATCTAAAATGAGggaacaaccccccccccctccttagTTCGATTAGTGGTTGTTTTGTGGTCCTGCCTGTCTTGATCTGAAGTGGCCGTGTGACTGAGACCAGTAATCTAAGGCGGCATTAAAAGTGTGTTTCAACAAATCTCTGTTCAGTGCTGAAACATTCAGTTCAGAATTTATCAAAGTATTTAGGATTTGGAGCTagaaatgatta
Coding sequences within:
- the calcoco1a gene encoding calcium-binding and coiled-coil domain-containing protein 1 — protein: MDKAWRVEFRNVGCTYFPQSRVDCHYTLSSQHSWTSSDWVGLFKVGWSSVKDYQTFVWAVAPADYQEGSEVNCCVHFQASYLPRPSSQEHEFVYVDAKGEVCSRSSKFTFCAPKPLEDMVTLEESHGEDEGADMLLVIPRAELLQNRLQECLRERAELLRVQEAAKKLRERDGEDYKRERQEWDRQRRALEREVGRLKEELTQSRRKIEELERKRKDEQAFGECLSQQKAALMDAKAAKEQLIGELEEDIKTLTQRAVERETELERMKERAKRAVALRKEEESERKGLQNKLDQTEAELRSLSKEFQVLRNSLAQRDTSALLLQNTITTLTQKLTTAHRKETESEASLKEMRSLRERFQMSERTVEGLKSDLSSLAAQRDHVQAELHQVRVQAAQLTIQLADASMALREGRANWAQERQTLQRTAELDQERLEKLNTEMQKTQERLQEEKMERVKLEVELGREKDCNRVQLSEARRELQELKASQRVAQKEKEQLRAEKQELMEYICQLEQKTGTVTTARWDVAPIASTGCPETLLSDSEDESPEALQILHPPRSLGKYSLCEQGQPDSLLLSTPPLSPRDVDRSAVVINQPAPLSLPHQANADTLPHSSDSEEESDPVQRGRRNSEEETALLLPEYKDTFLSDLADTSLW